A segment of the Echinicola strongylocentroti genome:
GAAGTCAGCGACTTCCTGTCGGTGATCAGGATTGAGCAGGTTGCGGTGCGAGGCCAATAAGGTGGCCATTCCGCCTACTTCGCGGCCGCCCATAGCGTTGGGTTGGCCGGTAAGGCTAAAGGGACCCGAACCAGGCTTGCCTATGTGTCCTGTAATGAGGTTCAGGTCGATAAGTGCGAGGTTTTTATTGACTCCTTCTGCGCTTTGGTTGAGTCCCATGGCCCAGAGTGACAGGAATCCCTTGGCATCGCCTATGTAGGATGCTGCTAGCTTGATGTCCTCTACAGGGACTCCACAGGTAGCTGCGGCTGCTGCCAAGGAAGTTTCCATTACCAGTTCTTTATAGGCTTCGAAGCCGTCTGAATGGTTTTGGATAAAATCCATGTCAATGTCCCCGTTTTCGATCAAGCAACGGCCAATGGCCAAGTACAGGGTTTCGTCAGTGCCTGGATTTAGCTGCAGGTGAAGGTCTGCCAGTGAGCAGCTCTGCGTCACCCGTGGATCCACGACGATGATTTTAGTGTCGGGATTTTCTTCTTTGTGCTGTTCTACCCTTCTCCAGAGAATGGGGTGGCACCAAGCGGGGTTGGCGCCAGCCACCAAGAAGCAATCTGCTAATTCGATGTCTTCATAGGCAATGGGCACACTGTCCTCCCCCAATGTTTTGATATATCCCATCACTGCCGAGCTCATGCAAAGCCGGGAGTTGGTGTCGATATTATTGGTCTTTAGGTAGCCTTTGGTGAGCTTATTGACCAAGTAGTATTCTTCCGTAAGACACTGGCCGGAGACGTAGAAAGCTACAGAATCCGGTCCGTGTTTGTTGATAAGTGACTTGAAAACGGCAGCCGCACGATCAAGGCCCGTATCCCAGTCCACTCTTTCAAGTGGATGGGATTTGCCCCAGCGCATTTGTGGATACTGCAGTCGGTCAGATTTGTCTTCGACCACGTAATGCAGGTTCATGCCCTTAGAGCATAGCATGCCGCGGTTTACGGGGTGGTTGGGATCGCCTTCTACGGTGGTCCTTCCTTTATTGTCCTTGTTGACAATGATCCCGCAACCTACTCCGCAGTAAGAACAAGTACTTTTATAGCTTTCAGGTTTGGCCGTTGACATGGGGTAGAATGTTTAGCTTTAGCTTTTTACATATTCGGGCTGAAGATTTTTTTCAGATAAAGAAGCGTCCATCTCGGTTTTAGCTGCTTTTTCATCTTCAGAAGAAAATCTTACCAATAAGGATACTGCACTGATGGCCGTTACGGAGATCCCCAGGATGGTCAGGGCTTCTCCATACGAAATGCCCTCCATCTTAAACAGGAATCCGGCAAAAACAGCCCCGGCATTTCCGCCAGCACCTACGATACCAGAAATGGTTCCGATGGCTTTTTTATTGACAAATGGCACAACCGAGAAGGTGGCGCCTTCTGCCATCTGGACAAATAGGCTGAAAAGAATCATGGTGCCTATAGCAAGGGGCAATACCGTCATCTGCGCAAAGAGCGTCAGTGCAAGTCCTTCCACCAAAAGTACGGCTCCAAGGAATGCTACACGGCCTTTAAGTCCCCACTTGATGCCGGCTTTGTCGCCGAACATACCGCCCACAGAGCGGGCAAATAAGTTCATTACACCAAAAAGACCAGCTATCAAACCTGCCGTTTTGAGGTCCAGTTTGAAGAAATCGTGGTAATATATGGCCGCCACGTTGTTAATGGTCAGCTCAATGCCGAAGCAGGCACCATAGATCAGGAACAAGGCCCAAACACGGTGATCAGAAATGGCTGCTTTGAATGCACCTTGTCCGTCTGCTTTTTTCTTTTTCTTATAATCGAGGTCTGCTTTGCTCAAATCACTGATATTCCCTTCTGGGAAGTCAGTAGTCCATTTGTAATAAGCAATACCTGTGAAGATCATTGCAATCCCTGGTACCACCATCGCGTATCTCCAAGCTTGGGCGTCCAGGTATCCGAGCGATATAAAAAGACCAAAGATCAATGGCATGACCATCTGGGTCACACCACCGCCCATATTTCCCCAACCTGCGGATGTAGCATTGGCAGTGCCCACGCAATTGGGTGCAAACATCACGGATGTGTGGTACTGGGTGATGACAAAGGATGATCCTATCACCCCAATGGCCAATCTGAAAAGTAAAAAGGATTCATAACTGTTACTGAGTCCGATAAGCATCACTGGAATAGAGCCTAAGATCAAAAGGTAGGTGTAGGTGATTCTTGGCCCAATGCGGTCAACTAGCCAGCCGATCATAAGCCTGGCGATGACAGTGATCGATACCGAAGCGATGATGATGTTACCGATCTGTGACTTGGTCAGGTCCAGCTCATCACGTACTATGGTCATCAGTGGGGCTACACCGAACCAACCGAAAAAGCATAAAAAGAAGGCAAACCAAGAAAGGTGAAAGGCCCTCATTTGCGGAGTTTTAAAATCCAGCAATCTAATGGAAGTGGCTTTTTTTGCTGCTTGTTTCATGATATTATTGGTTAATCGTTGGACATCTGGTTTGAATAGCTTTTTGAAGTAAGTTTAAATGGAAACGGGAACCGGGCCGTTTGCTCGGAGTCCCGTTCCAAAGCAGAGAACTATTTATCTTTGAAAGACCGTAGATGGTCTAAAGGTGGTAGTAAACCAACCTTTGTTCTACTTAATAGCACTTCGGATGAAGTGTATGGTCGTCTTTATGGAAATCAGCATTTTTACGTAGTTATGGTTTGCTGAAAACTAAGTGGTTATTTGGGGCTAAAGTCCATGACTAATTCGCGCTATGTAAGAACTAAAGCACATAGAAAGGTATTAATGCGTATTCCTTTTACTCACTGAAATACCTTATCTATGTGTTTAGCTGCTAGTGGATTAATGTTTTAATGAACTACTAACAAGTGCTAAGGTAGGTAATAATTTTTAAAATACGTATAAGTACGTAAAAATATTTACGTAAAAAATTAATATTTACGTAATTTGACTGATTATTAGTTGTTTTTCAAACCGTGAAATATGTATATCCGCAATGATACCAGTAATCACAGGGGTATGAAATAGGTCCTCACAGAAACCACGGAAATCTCAGAATAGCGTTGTTTCATTCTGGGTTTTCTGTGCGTTCAGCGAGAAATAAAAACTACTGGCAAGAAAGCGTATAATCAAACCGTGAAATTACGTGTTTTGGTAGCAAGGAAATAGTACGGGACTAATCAGTAGTAGCGCAGGTGACCGATTCAATGGAGGGGGATTTGGAGGAGTTTTTTTATGCAAACGACATGATGGGCCAGGGAATAAACCTTAAATTGTGGGAGTGTTTTCCAACAATAGATAGATCAAAACAATGAACAAGGATACCTTGAGTTTTCTGTCGGCCTTAGCCGAAAATAACAGCAAAGAATGGATGGATGCCAATCGGGAATGGTATCAGGGTACCCGGAAAGGTTTTCTGGAAACGGTAGAAGCCTTATTGGAAGAGCTGAAAAAGGTGGAGCCAGGATTGGCAGGCCTTCGGCCAAAAGACTGTGTGTTCCGACAAAACCGTGATATCCGCTTCAGTGCCAACAAGGCTCCTTATAAAAACAATATGGGCGGCTATTTTTCTCCAGGTGGGAAAAAATCCGTTGGTCCAGGGTATTATCTGCATATACAGCCTGGCGAATCCTTTTTGGCTGGTGGTATCTGGATGCCTGCGGCGGAGGAACTGAAAAAAATAAGACAGGAGATTGACTATGCGGGAGAAGAGTTAAAAAACATCATTGGGCAGCCTGCATTCAAGTCTTCGTTTGGGGAGATCCATGGAGAACGGCTGAAAACCTCTCCACGGGATTATAGTACAGATCATCCACATATCGACCTGCTACGACTGAAGAGTTTTGTGGTAACCCATTCATTGACTGACGAGGAGGTGCTTTCCGATGGTTTGGTGGAGACTTGTCTTGGTTATTATTCCAAAATGGAGGATTTTCATGCATTCCTAGCCCGTGCAGTCGATGATGCCGAGAGTGGGGAAGGGATTATTTGAGATGTTAGATGTGAGTATTGAGTCTTGAGACATGAGTATTGAGGCTTTTGAGACATCCATCTTCTGTATTGAGATCCTTCCTCTTCCTCGTTATGGCCTAAGGGCCATTGAGGTTTTTCCTAATTGTCAATTACAGCAGGTGTTTTTCGATCATCATGGCGACGCCATCTTCCTTGTTGCTGGCGGTGATTTCATCGGCGACAGCTTTGACCTCTTCGCGGGCATTGCCCACAGCCACTCCATGGCCTGCCGCCTTGAGCATTTCGATGTCGTTATAGTTGTCTCCAAAGGCAATGACTTCCGAAAGTGAGATGCCGTATTTTTTTGCAAGTAACTGTTCCAGTGCGCTGGCTTTGGAAATGGCTTTCGGGGCGATTTCGATATAAGTGTCCTTGGAGCGATAGAGGTGGAGGTCCTCGTTTTTGCCTGCTTCCAATGTGCTGAAGAGGGCGTCAATTTCATCAGCGGGTCCCATGCACATGACCTTGTGCGCTCCTGCTTGGCGAGATTGCCAGTCGGGAAGGACTTCTTGCCAAGCTCTAATCACTGGTTTTACCTTGGTGCTGGTGATCTCCCGCTGTGTCCAAAAGTCATCTTGGGGTGCATACCACTCATCCTCATGGTAAACACTGATATGGATGTCGGTACCATCAGAAATTTCTTGGATGTGATGACAGATGTCCAAGGGGATCTTTACCGTGTCCAACAGCTCATATTCCTCCTCGTGGCCATTAAAGTGAATGACATATCCGCCGTTATAGCAGATCATTGGATTGTGGAGGCGCTTCATGGTTGCCTGAAGGTGCCGCATGGCACTTGGCATTCTGGAAGAGGCCAGAATTACGGGAAAATCCGCAGGAAGCTGTGCGATGGCATCAAGGGTTCTGGCCGAAATTTCCCTGTTCTTATCCAATAGCGTACCGTCAATGTCGGTACAGAGGGCTTTAAATTGCATGGTTTACTTTATTGACTCAAAATTGTCGTAAGATAAGAAACTGAACCCGATTACCCCTATGAATAGAAAAGTTAATGCTACCGTAATGGCATATAGAATCAGGGCAGCTTTGGCGTAATTTGCTTTGGTCGTAGGGGTGGTTTTGTCCACAGCCCATACGATCAGCATGATAAATCCAACGACCGGAAGCCCGGAAATCAGTAAGGTGATGATCCAGTCTCCTACAGACATAGGGAGGTTTTTGTCAGCTTGGTGAGGAAGATTATAGTCCATGTGAAGTATTGTTTATGGGTTGGGGAGTTAATTGAAATGCTAATTGGAGCTCGTAGTTTCCTTGGTCAAACTGGCCACCTCAAAAAGGTATTGGCTTTGATAAATGGCTTTGAAGGGGTCCGATTCATCTGTTTTGATGATGAACACTTCGATGTTTTGGTAATCCTCACTGTCTGAGGCCTCGATAAATACCTTGGCACATTTTCGGGCAATGTTCGCTTCGTTTTTGTATAATTCAGGAAGGGTGCCATCATAAAGCCTCAGTTCTATTTTGCTGCTGTCATTGTTGTAGTCTTTGTGAAAACTGGACTCCACTCTTCCAAATCCCCCGACAGCCCTGACTTCTTCAGAGCCTTTGAAGAAGTCACTACTGGCAATCCATTCGATCAGTTTTTCAGGGTTGCAGCTACAGCTGCTGAGAAAAAAGCAGCCGCAGAATACCAGCCAGTAGGATAATTTCAATGGTCTCATAGATAAAAGTTCTTCTCAAATTTAACCTAAAATAGGGGAAGTCAAAATTTAATTTCCTATTATAAAACCTTACATCATGTAGTAGAAGCAATCATTGATGCGGGATTTTCGGTTTCTGTCTTTAGGATTTCCCCAAAGGAAAAGGTACCGGAAGGAAACCTCATGGGCACCTTTGGTCTGGCTGCCGATCGGGGATAGCTGATAGTCATAGCTGTAGCCAATCACAAAGCCAGACTCCAGTTTTACCCCAAGCAGGGCAATGATGGAGTCATGATTAGGGCTGTTTTGGGTGCCGGGAATACCTCTGTAGCCAATCCCCCCGATGACTTTTCCGTATAGCAGCTGGGTGCCCAGGTCCAGTTGCTTAAAGGGGCCTTGTTGTTTATAGCTGGCCAATAGTGTGATTTGATTGTCAAAATGGGATCCCCATTGATAGTTGGACCCGAGAGGAAAGCTATAACCGCCATGTGCTCCAATTTTTAGTGGAAGGGTGTGTTGGTTTTCCTCAGGAAAAAAGCTCAGGCGTGGTTGGTTGACATGGTGGGCAGCCAGTCCAAAAAAGAAGAAGTCGTTGTTTACCAGTGTCCCAAACGAAATGTCCAAGTAACTGTAAGGCTCGAAGTTGGGGAGCTGATCCAAAGTGCTCGGGGCTACTGTCTGTGAGAAGAGGTTGATCTGGTCGCCAAAGATAAGGTTGTCCAGCACCGCGCTTCTTTGGACGATCGCAGCCTGGCCCCCAAACCTGAAGTTCCACGTTTCGGCCAATTGCAGGTTGTAGGCATAGAAAATAGAGATGTCACTGGTGTTGATCTTCATGTTGGATTCCCGAAAGCTATTGACGGCGATACCGACCCCACTGTTGAGGTCAAAGCTGTAATGGTCCATGTAGGCTGAATAGGCCGTAAAATCATTGGAAAGCCCCGGCCATTGTTTCCGGTAGTTGGCGCCTATACGTGTCAGTTCGGTGGATCCTGCCATTGCCGGGTTGAGATAGAGTGGAGCGGCATAGAACTGCGAATACTGAAAATCCTGCGCATTGGAACTTCCGAAGGCCAATGTCAACATAAGCAATACTATGGTGAGCTTTTTCATCATTTTAAGAGCATAAATACATCAGTCATCGAGTCCTTACGGCCATCCAGCGTCGTAAAGTTCAGTTTGTACACATAGTTGCCTGCGTCAGCAGGTGTGCCATTGACGGTGCCATCCCATCCAGGGGTATTCAGGTCCTCTGTCCGGTAAATGACCTCTCCCCACTTGTTCAATACCATAAACTCCAGTTCAGCGATCAACCGAAATTTCGGGAAGAAATGGTCGTTCAGTCCGTCCCCATTGGGCGAGAAGACGTTGGGCATCATGACAAAATGGTCCGTTACCTCTACGTTTAGCGTGGTTTCCGAAGTACAGCCAAAGGAATCGGTGACCAGCAAGGTAGCTTGGTAGTTTCCCGCACTTTTATAAATGTGTATGGGGTTTTCTTCTGTACTGGAGCTGCCGTCGCCAAAGTCCCAAAAGTAACCTGTAATATCGCCAGAAGACAGGCTTTGGAAGGTGACTTCAAAATGGGCCAAATGAGCATTGTGCGTAGCAAATCCCTCGGAGTTAACTTCTGCATCTACTAAGGTAGGCGGGTTTTCGACAGCAAAAGACTCAGTCACCAAGCAGCCACTTCCGTCTGTGATTTCTGCGGTGAAGAGTCCTGATTCCGTAGTGGTCATTTTTAGCCCTTCTTCAGTGACATCCCCGCCGGACCAATTGATGGCGTATGGAGGAGTGCCACCCGTGATGGATAGCGTAATTTCTTCGGTTACTTCTTTTGTCTCACAGGATATTATTGTATTCCTGATATTATTGACCGTGATCGGGGATGGCCGTTTGATTTCCATTTGGCGAACGACACTGCAGCCTGCGTTATCGGTGACGTTGACTTCATATTGTCCGGCGGTAAGCCCGCTAAGGTCGGTAGTGGTGGCGCCATTGCTCCAGTTAATGGTATAGGGAGGGGTGCCGCCAGAAATGCCAATGGAGATATTTCCGCTTTGGGGGTCGGTACAGTCAAGGGCGTCGGTAATTTGGCTTTCGATGACCAAAGGGGCAGGTTCCAGGATATTGAATTCCCTTCTGATGCTGCATCCGTCTGACTGCTCCAACGTAACCCCGTAAGTACCGGCAGATAAGTTGAAGATGTTTTCCAGCTCAGTGCCGTGATCCCAACGGATGGTGTATTGTAGGTCGTTTTGTTCGAGGTTTAGGCGGATGCTTCCATCATTTGCGCCAGCACAGGAAATCTGGTTGACCTCTGGGGTCAGCTGAAAAATAGGAGCATCCTCAATGGTGATGTTTTCAGTTTTGATACAGCCAGCTTGGTCTTCCACGGTGACTGTATACGTGTCCGGGCCGAGGTCTGTGAAGGCCGACAGGGAGGAGCCAAAATTCCATGAAACGGTATATGGAGCTACGCCTCCTTGGATATCCAATGTTAACGAACCGTCATTAGCGCCATAGCAGGAAATATCCTCTTTTTGATAGCCAATAGTCAGGGGGCTGTCCGGCTCGGTAATGGACACCGGCCCAAAGTCGGTCGGGCAATTCTCTCCGTTATACACCGTGACGGTGTACATTCCTGCGGGCAAGTTGCTGATGCTCGCCTCAGTAGCTGGATAGGACTGCCCGTCTTTTTGCCATTCATAAGTGTATGGGATATTGGGGTTGCCTCCTGTGGTTTCTATTGAAATGGTCCCAGTGGCCTCTCCAGCACAATAAACAGGAGTGGACCCTGCTAAATTCACCTCTACCTGGTTGGGCTCTTCCAGCGTGTAGGATGCTGTGCTCGAGCAGCCGGATCCATCCTGAACGGTGAGTAGGTAAGTGCCTGCTCCCAAACCTTCTATAAGGGGAGTGGTGGAGGTGAAGCCATTAGGACCAGTCCATGCATAGCTATACTGACCATTGCCTC
Coding sequences within it:
- a CDS encoding NarK family nitrate/nitrite MFS transporter — translated: MKQAAKKATSIRLLDFKTPQMRAFHLSWFAFFLCFFGWFGVAPLMTIVRDELDLTKSQIGNIIIASVSITVIARLMIGWLVDRIGPRITYTYLLILGSIPVMLIGLSNSYESFLLFRLAIGVIGSSFVITQYHTSVMFAPNCVGTANATSAGWGNMGGGVTQMVMPLIFGLFISLGYLDAQAWRYAMVVPGIAMIFTGIAYYKWTTDFPEGNISDLSKADLDYKKKKKADGQGAFKAAISDHRVWALFLIYGACFGIELTINNVAAIYYHDFFKLDLKTAGLIAGLFGVMNLFARSVGGMFGDKAGIKWGLKGRVAFLGAVLLVEGLALTLFAQMTVLPLAIGTMILFSLFVQMAEGATFSVVPFVNKKAIGTISGIVGAGGNAGAVFAGFLFKMEGISYGEALTILGISVTAISAVSLLVRFSSEDEKAAKTEMDASLSEKNLQPEYVKS
- a CDS encoding DUF2461 domain-containing protein, whose amino-acid sequence is MNKDTLSFLSALAENNSKEWMDANREWYQGTRKGFLETVEALLEELKKVEPGLAGLRPKDCVFRQNRDIRFSANKAPYKNNMGGYFSPGGKKSVGPGYYLHIQPGESFLAGGIWMPAAEELKKIRQEIDYAGEELKNIIGQPAFKSSFGEIHGERLKTSPRDYSTDHPHIDLLRLKSFVVTHSLTDEEVLSDGLVETCLGYYSKMEDFHAFLARAVDDAESGEGII
- a CDS encoding Cof-type HAD-IIB family hydrolase, which encodes MQFKALCTDIDGTLLDKNREISARTLDAIAQLPADFPVILASSRMPSAMRHLQATMKRLHNPMICYNGGYVIHFNGHEEEYELLDTVKIPLDICHHIQEISDGTDIHISVYHEDEWYAPQDDFWTQREITSTKVKPVIRAWQEVLPDWQSRQAGAHKVMCMGPADEIDALFSTLEAGKNEDLHLYRSKDTYIEIAPKAISKASALEQLLAKKYGISLSEVIAFGDNYNDIEMLKAAGHGVAVGNAREEVKAVADEITASNKEDGVAMMIEKHLL
- a CDS encoding PorP/SprF family type IX secretion system membrane protein; amino-acid sequence: MMKKLTIVLLMLTLAFGSSNAQDFQYSQFYAAPLYLNPAMAGSTELTRIGANYRKQWPGLSNDFTAYSAYMDHYSFDLNSGVGIAVNSFRESNMKINTSDISIFYAYNLQLAETWNFRFGGQAAIVQRSAVLDNLIFGDQINLFSQTVAPSTLDQLPNFEPYSYLDISFGTLVNNDFFFFGLAAHHVNQPRLSFFPEENQHTLPLKIGAHGGYSFPLGSNYQWGSHFDNQITLLASYKQQGPFKQLDLGTQLLYGKVIGGIGYRGIPGTQNSPNHDSIIALLGVKLESGFVIGYSYDYQLSPIGSQTKGAHEVSFRYLFLWGNPKDRNRKSRINDCFYYMM